aaaaatatcgtttcaaattatttttctcatttcaaattaatttttttaaaaaatattccaaaagaaaaaaatagctaaaaaaatgaaataaaaatagaaaaaaataaaaattaaaataaaaaaattataattataatttaaaattataaaaaaattaaaattttaatttgaattcaaaaaaataaaaaaatatcattaaacaagtgaaaaaaagagaaaaaaggaaaaaaaaattaaaaattaaaattaaaatttaaaaaaaaattaaaattttaactttaattcaaatagaaaatgtcatttcaaattattttccccatttcaaattattttttttaaaaaaatatataaaaaaagaaaaaaaatttaaaattttaattttaattcaaataaaaatcatcatttcaaattacaatccctttttaaaattaattttgttaaaaaaatatcctaaaaaaatatcttaaaaaaatttaaaaaataaaaaaataaaaaaaaatgagaaaaaaataaaaattataattttaaattaaaaaaaaattaattttaattcaaataaaaatcatcatttcaaattataattcccttttaaaattaatttttttaaaaaaatatcccaaaaaaaatatatcttaaaaaattaaaaaatataaaataccataaaaaataaaaaattaagaaaaaaataaaaattataattctgaatttaaaattatatcgaaACCTTACCGTCATATACCGGCCCATATCGCACCATACGTAACTGTTCATGCtcgtaccagatcgagatgtattagtgcggtccgattcatctcatataTCGAAAAATCGGCTTGAACTTTGATGGTTCCCCACTGACTTGTCTGATTtaacttatttttagatattttaaaaaatataattaaattattcaacatattattattatttacattataatttctatagctcttttagcataactttttctttcctaatgttctgagacacatgagagtatgtgtatccatatccacaaagcataatatccgatcacttgaaattaagtaatataaaataaaattaataattaataatataaaatagaataaaaatgtcaagtgtacaaaaaataatacaataaaagtttcaaaaatactaagtacaaatttaaaaaatactaagtcccacaaggacgtcgtggtacTCGTGGTCGTTTGGACCTTCTTAGGAAGGTCCTCAatggctgctcctgctcctgctgtaatggctcctctcctatatcagtggagatctgctggtcatgctgctcagaaataactgatgctgtcggatcatctacggactgagcaaTCCCCTCAACCTTCTCAtttggatacacggatgggcctgaaaagaaaatGTCATActtatgtggccaactggtatccgatgatgtcatctgggggatgtaggaagaagaaggcactgCCATCTATGGATCAAAAGATGATGGCATCTGTGCAgtatctagtgatgacatctgcggaatatgcggtgatgcatatgtggaacatatggtgacggcgtatatctcatatctggcgcatcggctgctccataccaaggcgcacagctatatggatcaacaccaatcgctaTCAATGTTTCGAAACTTGTTTTCTCTATCTCATGCAGTATCCGAAttcgttcgtcctcatcagtcataGATAAAGCACAACGAGCGTCTAACACAagacccgacatagaatcagtctacataataaaaataaaacagtcaatatactgtaaaatataaaataaaaatataatacaaacaacataaactaattttcatagtcttaccaaaagatgcacagtagaactctcgccctcgtatctggGAACTACAtaccgagactgtccaatgactcgcactgtaatgctaaaaaatcaagccatgtagtcctcgttatatgaacgacctctcaaaatgggatcaccatgaataATGTGATCTCaatgtgcatcccaaatatcgatgtactttgcatgtctgatacgccagtcaatacaaGCTGTCCCTCGTCGATCCATACGATAAAgtccctgactggtatcaaactacTTGGGATGtcttgaatctgaccaaactgccgcagaaCACGATCGGAAAGATACCACTTAAtttaccacatcaaaacaaataagtggcaccttagcagtccatatgtcatgtccaactgtacacatttgcggcaatatagccaatatctcatctgtatatggctcccataaAAActaatagagttaaaataaaaaaaataagtaacttaaaattttaatagattatgaatactgtaaaataatatttgtaaaaaaatcaaatttatccgtctatatgtatcaactaatgtatccaactggcacctataaacccgtgctactctcgtcgatacgtgatgaacgttgaatgcaacgttccatctgtttcataatctactcatgttaaataaattttatcggatTTAAAACactaagtttcaaataaaaaaagtaatatttttatccctatatcccaatggtccgtctagtctgaatggaatatcaggatcatactgctctgatggcatctcgagcaactgtcgtcgtaatagaCTGATaatcggcatacgctcccatacccaaatctacaaattaaaaaaaaatcatacatgatatatctaatgtgaactataattgaatattaaaaataaaaatttttaattcacatacatgTCATAATACAAGATAACTACCAATCTCGCTctaatcagcataagaaccccgacacatagctctgtacagacaagctagtactgcactgccccaactgagtctacgagcgaagtctaaatcctctaataatgacaaaaacatcaacttcatcttattcgatgaagtatcgggtaacaggataccacctaacaatcgcagcacctgacccctaacatactgcagcacctgacccctaacatatacatatatacatatacagatATACAGATATACATAAAAAGATATAcaaatatatagatatagatacatatacagatatacacatatacatgtatatatacatatatacacatatacatatacatacacacacacacacacatatatatatatatatatatatatatatatatatatatatgtatgtatgtatgtatgtatgtatatatacatatatatatatatatatatatgtatgtatgtatgtatgtatgtatgtatcgaaCTTGTAGTCAGAGATCAGCCTGTCAACCAGGCTCTAGCTGTATTCATGCTCACCTAAATGTTCCTTCGGCGATCACCATCAAAGGTTGCTAGTGCAGCTCTAATGAGAATGCTGTGCTTACCCTGGAAGCTTTTATCTAGTCTCAGATAGTTTTATAGTTCATCGGTCTCTGTTTTTGATATTCCATTTTAATTGTTTTTGAGCAGATGTGGAAATGACTGATGGAGGAACTTCGCAAGGTTATCAGTCCAAATCGCTCTTGAAGCCTGTTGGACGTATAAGTAAGAATAAGTTAAAGAAGAAATTAAAattgaagaaaggaaagaaacatGGTAAAGGTAGAGGAAAGATCAGGAAACGCAACATATAGCTGAACTTGGTGAAACTAGGGGAATGTTTTATTATGTAGTCAACCATTTTTTTGATTCTTCTGTTGATGTAATGATCCTTTCATTAGCCTCATGGTGCAAAGGCAGCTTGTTTAAAATACCATTTCAGTGAACTTCGGTGCAAAGACAGCTTGTTTAAAATACCATTTTAGTGAACTTCACTAATTAATGGCCTTTGCATATGCATGTTGAAGTAGATTGTCTACTGCTTTTTTCATTTTGTTTGCacctttatttttgataattcagatgtttcctttttttttttccttttctttacacacacacagagatatatatatatatatagacatatacatacatacatacatatacatatatatatacatatacatacatacatacatacacatatacatacatacatacatacacatatacatacatacatacatacacacacacatatacatacatatacacacacacatccatacatgcatgcatgtatgtatgtatgtatgtatgcatgcatgcatgtatggatgtgtgtgtgtatatgtatgtatatgtgtgtgtgtgtatgtatgtatgtatgtatatgtgtgtatatatatatatatatatatatatatatatatatatatgtatatgtatatatatatgtatatgtatgtatgtatgtatatgtctatatatatatatatatatatctctgtgtgtgtgtaaagaaaaggaaaaaaaaaaaggaaacatctgaattatcaaaaataaaggtGCAAACAAAATGAAAAAAGCAGTAGACAATCTACTTCAACATGCATATGCAAAGGCCATTAATTAGTGAagttcactaaaatgatattttaaACAAGCTGTCTTTGCACCGAAGTTCACTGAAATGGTATTTTAAACAAGCTGCCTTTGCACCATGAGGCTAATGAAAGGATCATTACATCAACAGAAGAATCAAAAAAAATGGTTGACTACATAATAAAACATTCCCCTAGTTTCACCAAGTTCAGCTATATGTTGCGTTTCCTGATCTTTCCTCTACCTTTACCatgtttctttcctttcttcaattttaatttcttttttaacTTATTCTTACTTATACGTCCAACAGGCTTCAAGAGCGATTTGGACTGATAACCTTGCGAAGTTCCTCCATCAGTCATTTCCACATCTgctcaaaaataattaaaatggaATATCAAAAACAGAGACTGATGAACTATAAAACTATCTGAGACTAGATAAAAGCTTCCAGGGTAAGCACAGCATTCTCATTAGAGCTGCACTAGCAACCTTTGATGGTGATCGCCGAAGGAACATTTAGGTGAGCATGAATACAGCTAGAGCCTGGTTGACAGGCTGATCTCTGACTACAAGTTCGATACAGGTACTAACAAACTCAACCAGCAGAGGAGGCGCCTCCCACATCAACAATAGCAATTCTTCAGCCTATAATGAAAAACTTGCATACCTAAACCACATAAATGCTAGAGTTAGCAAATTATTCAAACTTAAATCTTTTCATTCTCAGCCTTAGATTCCATTTCTTGTTCTTATTGTTTGTCATAGATGGAAAACGATTGTAGCCTTCAAGTATGCCCTTTTGGAATAATCTACCTATGCAAGATATATTAACATGTTGCCTCTTGGACTACCTCTTTTATGTTCCTTTTTTTCCCCCCTTTGGTTGAGGAAGGAATCAAGCTCCAAATGAAGGCATACAAAGGACTAAGCACAAGGCTTAGGAATCACTGACTACCCCTTTATAAAATTTCAGTTCTCAATAAGAacctatttatataatttatgagaACCAATACTTGTACTCTCATATCACCTACCTCCAGGTGAGTAACGGTCTGCAAAGTCTCATCCAAGTCTTCTTTGTTTTATTCCATCATTTTCCCCACCATTGATTCGAAAACTAGTACCCCATCCTCATCAAAGCTCACCATAGCCTATTTTACATGTCTAAAGATTTCAAATTTCCTAGTCTTCCCTCGCTTTATCCTTATTATTTCTAAACATCCTCGATGGTGTTAATTTCTTATTCTATACTTCTCAATTATATTATTCCATAACATATTCACGTCAAAATCTTTATCTTTTCCATGACTGGTTTTCCATAAATTCTATCTCTATGCGAAGTATCTTAACAAAtttgttctttaaaaaaaaaaaattctattgaacCTACAGTAATTCCACCTAATCCTTGTTAACTACCCATCCTCCAACAATATTAAAACCCATAAAAATTTAATGTTTACAATAAATAACTCAAACACAGTTTCCAATCTATCTTAAACTTAATTAAATTGCGTGTTTTTCTACATAGCGGAGCCCAAATCATGATGTATTAATGTCAGTACCGCTAACTGAGCTAAAAAATCTTCACCATTCGAGTTCATTCAACGAACAAAAGCAAAGAACTCAAAGACATTCAAGCCCAAACAGCCATGGAATCACACAAAGATTTTTTGAAACCAGAAAGATGAGCAAAATataaggggagagagagagagatagagagagggctCTCTCACCCATGGCAGTGGAGGGCTCGTCGGCGGCGGGGAGTCCGCGGATGGGGAGCTTGGAAGCGGCGAGCTTGACGGCATCTTTCTTGTTGTAGAAGGGCTCGGCAATCTCCCTCCTTAGCGTTCTCAatctcttctccttcttggaCCGCAGCGACTTCGCCATGCCCGGAGCTCTCTCCGAGCGGCCTCTGAGGGAAGCTTTGTGGTTTATGGTTTTGGGAGGAGCCCTTGGGAAGGCGAAGAGGGCAGCTCATATTGTTTGATGGTGTGACCCACTCGGATCCATTTGTCCCATGGATCCAGTGATCCAACGGTTGATAGCATCTGATTCTGTTTTGTTTCGGCACGTGCAGACACGTGTAAGGATCAGGAAGTATGATGGATGGTTCATTGGTTCTGATTTTaagagatttgatttgattttattttaatttaataaacgcTTTCCACCTTTGATTGTTACGATTGAATATTTAtccaataaattatttttattcgatTGCCATGTcatatttttatcctattttaTGTTTTTTAAAACAAAAAGAATAGGTCAGTGTAAAAAATTTTCTAGGTTCCTTAGGTTTTTtacatttctaaaaaaaaataaaaacaaaaaaaatcttaattctacttccttctttttctttttttttttttaggtacaaattctacttcattcttagtGAAGTATaacaaatattgagaattgtttCTGTAAGTGCTGTTGCTGCTGTCAATGAAAGAGGATAAGAAAATTGAAAGCCACAAGCAAGAAACTGAATGCAGGTATCACCCATAAGCTTCTTAATGTTTGGTTTAATGCCTCTCGATTTACTCAATTAGGTACATAAGCATTACTCATAGCATGACACATAGGTTCAAAGGTTAAATAATTGAATATGCAAAGCATGATTTCCTGATGATACTCTATATGCTTTTTGAAACATGATACCATTAATTGTCACAGTTTCTGTAACATAACATAGCTTACATAAACCacttctaatttatatttaacaTGATACATGCATTACATTGACAATGGCCAGGGTTCCTTTATTGAAGCTTTACAACTTGAAAACCTGTTATGCAAGCAAAACTAAACCCCACTGATTCATCTAGCATGCTTAGATAATTAATCAACAACTGGCACCCTATCTTATCTTTCACCTCCCTATGGTGCCTTCATTTTGAGAATTTTACATGCATTCTTGATAGAGAAAATTCTCATATCTTCTCAAGCAATACCCATGCATTCCTCAATGCCTTTCAAAGCGAAGGTATCTAATCTTCTGATAGAATGAGCATTATCATTTTTCCTCGACTTCCACCACTGGCATAAGGTTTTTGTGGATACTGAAGTACCAGCACTGCTCCTTCATCACCTACACCATCAATACTGAAGTCTACATGAATGGGTTTTTGACCCTTCAGCTCCAACTCATACAATGGAACCCCTTCCATGTCAATAAAAGTCAGATTTGCACCATAAACAATAAAATCTGGTATCCCACTGTCTCTGTCCACTAAATCTTTAATCATCTTTGTTTCAACTTCTTGCTGTTTAGTAATCATGGATGCTAGCTCTGAGATGGCAACCTTGGAAGGGAAGAAGTCCGACATAACTGTGCTTATCTTTTGCTTATTGCTAAGAAGCCCATTTCTTTTTGCTAAAGGATCATTCCTGCAAATTGTCACCAACTTGGGTTCTCTATCTTTTCTAATCTTTGACAATCATTGCCAGATCAGAGTTGAAATGATTTCAAAGGATAAAACTTGACTTGATTCGTTTGCTTGTAACTGCTTAATCTTTGCTTCAGTAATTTAGAAGGAGTGTGTTGCCATTTTGCTGTTGTTGAGAGATAGCCGAAAATCTCCAACAGGTTCAACCTGCTTGACTGAAAGTAGTTCGAGAGAGATAGGTGACTTTATAAGAGTTTTTTATATTTTAGTTTCATGATtgtagatattctggcatttaggACTACTACCACTTAGTAACCATGCCCATGGGTTGATAAAATTTGCAGCTGTTATTGCATCTCCAAGAATATGAGACCAGCTGAATCCAATTGCCATTCCtccacacttgaatgaaaaaaactaCAAAAAAATAAGCAGAAGGAGAAGAGTGATTAGTTGATAAAATTAATCAACTATACTCTGGTAGTTAGCGTATTTTTAACTTGATTGAAAGTGATAATAAGACTACGAACAGGATGTCCTAACCAAAAGTGAGattttagatggatttgatccatgTTGAATCCAAATTCAAACATGACGAGAAAGAAGGATTTAGATCTGATAGGATTTTTAGGTTATAAAGGTTGGCCTTGATGCAACAATAAGATTATTCATTATGATCTGGGTGATATGAATTAGAGAAATAGAAACAACTTCTCTGAAAGCAACGATATAGTTGCAAAATTTGACTCTCCCCATATCTCATAGCGGTGCAATCCTCAGATCTTCCTAGAATGCCCCCTTTTTTTAGGGAGTTTAGCTTTTGTTAACATGTAAGTGTCACTCCATTGACTTTTTTCAAATTAGTTTGTCTTCAATAGTATTTCCCAAACATTGAACATGTTAATTATTAATGTCAACATTGGGTAGTCTTTAATAGCATTGTATTTGGCTTCTTTGTGCTTGGGAAGTTACTTGTCATGAAGAGCAACCTAAATTCCTGAATCTC
Above is a genomic segment from Elaeis guineensis isolate ETL-2024a chromosome 1, EG11, whole genome shotgun sequence containing:
- the LOC109505437 gene encoding uncharacterized protein codes for the protein MAKSLRSKKEKRLRTLRREIAEPFYNKKDAVKLAASKLPIRGLPAADEPSTAMDVEMTDGGTSQGYQSKSLLKPVGRISKNKLKKKLKLKKGKKHGKGRGKIRKRNI